CCAAGGGAGCAGAACCCTTGCGGCCGGCTCTACTCTGCTGCACTACTTTTACAAGTTCTGCCGCACTTTGGGCAATTTCTGCCGGGTGGAGGTTGAAGCGTCGTTTGAGGTCATTTGTTCCAAGCATGATGACGACAAGGTCAAGAGGTCGGTGTGTCTCAAGGAGGATGGGGAGGTGTTTCCGGCCGTTTTTGTCTCCCTCAATGGGGTCATCGAAACCTGTGGTTCGTCCGTTCAGGCCCTCCTCGATGATTTCGTAGTTTTCCCCAAGGAGACGAGCAAGAATGCCTGTCCACCGTTTTTCTTGAGGGAAACGGTCCCGAGTTTCCGGGTCCCAGCCCCATGTGAGGGAATCACCGAAACAGAGG
This portion of the Candidatus Caldatribacterium sp. genome encodes:
- a CDS encoding hydrolase, whose translation is MDRKRILCFGDSLTWGWDPETRDRFPQEKRWTGILARLLGENYEIIEEGLNGRTTGFDDPIEGDKNGRKHLPILLETHRPLDLVVIMLGTNDLKRRFNLHPAEIAQSAAELVKVVQQSRAGRKGSAPL